In the Topomyia yanbarensis strain Yona2022 chromosome 3, ASM3024719v1, whole genome shotgun sequence genome, one interval contains:
- the LOC131693221 gene encoding J domain-containing protein CG6693, which produces MPSTLELCEKFYGTRDVYKLFEVNRDAPDSEIKKAYYKLSLKVHPDRVDEKDKEEATEKFKVLSKIHSVLSNKSNRALYDEKGIIDDDDDDSLGANWLSMWQQFFKPISKEDISNFEKEYTGSELERGDIKKAYINGKGCINYMMDCVPFMSCEDEPRIMEIVKKMVEAGEVPEYKIFSDEPKAKRDRRHKKYAKEAKEAAILKEKIKQKSLEQQIAVRQSDRERGFTTLLDKLTQRYGNNEDEDDPFNVNEYVAKKKSKAKATPQRKQAKDKVHKVKEGRVAKKSI; this is translated from the exons ATGCCATCGACGCTCGAGCTTTGCGAAAAGTTTTATGGAACGAGAGATGTTTATAAGCTGTTCGAGGTGAACCGTGATGCTCCAGACAGCGAAA TCAAGAAAGCTTACTATAAACTATCTCTTAAAGTTCATCCTGATCGGGTTGACGAAAAGGATAAGGAAGAAGCAACAGAGAAGTTTAAAGTTCTGAGCAAAATTCATTCAGTTTTATCGAATAAGAGTAATCGGGCTCTGTATGATGAGAAAGGGATcattgatgatgatgacgatgattcTTTGGGTGCCAATTGGTTATCAATGTGGCAACAGTTTTTCAAACCCATTTCCAAAGAGGACATTAGTAACTTTGAAAAGGAATACACAGGTTCGGAGCTGGAAAGAGGCGACATAAAGAAAGCGTATATAAATGGTAAAGGTTGCATCAATTATATGATGGACTGTGTTCCTTTTATGAGCTGCGAGGATGAACCCCGGATTATGGAAATTGTTAAGAAGATGGTCGAAGCCGGTGAAGTTCCTGAGTATAAAATTTTTTCCGATGAACCAAAAGCCAAGCGCGACCGACGACATAAAAAATACGCTAAAGAGGCAAAGGAAGCCGCAATATTGAAGGAAAAGATAAAGCAAAAATCATTAGAACAGCAAATTGCAGTTCGTCAGTCAGATAGAGAACGAGGGTTTACTACGCTGCTGGACAAACTGACGCAACGTTATGGCAACAACGAAGATGAAGATGATCCGTTCAATGTAAACGAGTATGTTGCGAAGAAAAAGTCTAAAGCTAAAGCCACGCCGCAAAGGAAGCAGGCTAAGGACAAAGTACACAAGGTGAAGGAGGGACGAGTTGCAAAAAAGAGTATCTAA